From Vigna unguiculata cultivar IT97K-499-35 chromosome 5, ASM411807v1, whole genome shotgun sequence, the proteins below share one genomic window:
- the LOC114184380 gene encoding sugar transport protein 10-like, with translation MAGGGLHVDGVRHYEGNVTTFVLITCFVAAMGGLLFGYDLGITGGVTSMEPFLIKFFPGVHKQMKDKSESKNQYYKFDNELLTLFTSSLYLAALVASFFASTTTRMLGRKASMLIGGLFFLVGSLLNGFAMNIAMLIIGRMFLGIGVGFCNQSVPVYLSEVAPAKIRGALNIGFQMMITIGILVANLINYGTSKHENGWRISLGIAAVPAILLCIGSLCVVETPNSLIERGKYEKAKKMLQKIRGTDKIDEEYQDLIDASEMAKNVEHPWKNITRPKYRPQLTFCIFIPAFQQLTGINVIMFYAPVLFQILGFGNDASLMSAVITGVVNVVATLVSIFTVDKFGRRVLLLEGGVQMFICQVIVGTMIGLRFGLNGQGGFSKVEADILLFFICAYVAAFAWSWGPLGWLVPSEICSLEIRPAGQAINVAINMLFTFAIAQVFLTMLCHLKFGLFFFFAGFVVIMTIFIALLLPETKNVPIEEMNILWTSHWFWNKIVPNDIDSKSKDNKFNEPPRHHRHPPHSPSLLPPPPPPPPLPCNTTSHRIRTPSQHKALTFHLPQTFTPKNKSEIEKQRVGVSDRSGRCRGGRRAGFLGARGPSVGGWRGGSECVPASIVDVVPGEQGRAAVRGIRVCVALSSVKTVAAAVPRVTETLRCVVLLFVNQFFREESEESVRRGEQ, from the exons ATGGCAGGTGGTGGCTTACATGTAGATGGAGTGCGTCACTATGAAGGGAATGTCACAACATTTGTACTGATTACATGTTTTGTGGCTGCAATGGGAGGTCTTCTCTTTGGATATGATCTTGGTATTACGGGAGGAGTGACTTCCATGGAACCATTTTTGATCAAGTTCTTCCCTGGTGTGCACAAACAAATGAAAGATAAATCAGAAAGCAAGAATCAATATTACAAATTTGACAACGAACTTCTTACATTATTCACCTCTTCCTTATACCTTGCAGCACTAGTAGCTTCTTTTTTTGCTTCTACTACAACTAGAATGTTAGGGCGTAAAGCCTCTATGCTTATTGGTGgcttattttttcttgttggTTCACTACTGAATGGGTTTGCCATGAACATTGCGATGCTTATCATTGGTCGTATGTTTTTAGGAATTGGAGTGGGATTTTGTAATCAG TCTGTACCAGTGTATTTGTCTGAAGTGGCTCCAGCAAAAATTAGAGGAGCACTCAATATTGGCTTCCAAATGATGATCACAATTGGTATCCTAGTTGCAAACCTAATCAACTATGGTACATCCAAGCATGAAAATGGATGGAGGATTTCTCTAGGCATTGCAGCTGTGCCAGCAATTTTGTTATGTATAGGATCTCTCTGTGTAGTTGAAACACCTAATTCTTTGATTGAAAgaggaaaatatgaaaaagcTAAGAAAATGTTGCAGAAGATTCGTGGCACTGACAAAATTGATGAGGAATATCAAGATCTCATTGATGCTAGTGAAATGGCAAAAAATGTAGAACATCCATGGAAGAACATTACAAGACCAAAATACAGGCCTCAACTAACTTTCTGCATTTTTATTCCAGCCTTTCAACAACTCACTGGCATCAATGTCATCATGTTTTATGCCCCAGTTCTCTTTCAAATTTTAGGCTTCGGTAATGATGCTTCTCTCATGTCTGCAGTTATCACTGGAGTTGTTAATGTTGTTGCCACACTAGTTTCTATCTTCACAGTAGACAAGTTTGGAAGAAGGGTGTTACTTCTTGAAGGTGGTGTCCAAATGTTTATTTGTCAG GTGATCGTCGGAACCATGATCGGTCTAAGGTTTGGGCTAAATGGTCAAGGAGGATTTAGTAAAGTTGAAGCAGATATCTTGTTGTTCTTTATCTGTGCATATGTTGCAGCATTTGCATGGTCATGGGGACCATTGGGATGGTTGGTGCCAAGTGAAATATGTTCTCTAGAAATTCGACCAGCCGGTCAAGCTATCAATGTTGCGATCAACATGTTATTTACGTTTGCAATTGCTCAAGTCTTTCTTACCATGCTTTGTCACTTGAAGTTTggcctcttcttcttcttcgcgGGATTTGTGGTTATCATGACCATCTTCATTGCATTACTTTTGCCCGAAACCAAGAACGTTCCCATAGAAGAAATGAATATACTTTGGACTTCAcattggttttggaataaaattGTTCCCAATGATATAGATTCTAAATCTAAGGACAATAA GTTTAACGAACCTCCGCGTCACCACCGTCATCCGCCTCattctccttctcttcttcctcctcctccgcCTCCTCCTCCGCTTCCCTGCAATACAACATCACACCGAATCAGAACCCCGTCCCAGCACAAAGCTCTCACATTTCATCTTCCCCAAACGTTCACACCCAAGAACAAATCAGAAATAGAGAAACAGAGAGTCGGAGTCTCGGACAGGAGTGGTCGTTGTCGCGGCGGCCGGAGGGCTGGTTTCCTTGGTGCTCGCGGACCCAGTGTCGGTGGCTGGCGTGGTGGCAGCGAATGCGTGCCGGCGTCAATCGTTGACGTAGTCCCAGGCGAGCAGGGCCGCGCAGCCGTGAGAGGGATTAGGGTTTGCGTTGCGTTGTCCTCCGTGAAGACTGTAGCGGCGGCGGTTCCGAGGGTGACGGAGACTCTACGTTGCGTTGTTCTCCTCTTCGTAAACCAGTTCTTCCGTGAGGAGAGTGAGGAGAGTGTGCGCAGAGGGGAACAGTGA